The stretch of DNA GGGCTCGGCCCCCATAGCGCGGCCCCGGGCGCGGCGCCAAGGGCGGCAGTGATCTGTCGGTGGTCCCCGCTTCGGCGCGCTGCGATGAGCGCCTCGAACAGGTCGCCTTCGCAGTCGCCGATCCGACCGAGGCGGGCCCGCGCGCCCGCCCGCACCCGATGCGCCTTCGCCAAACCTGCCGGATCGTTGCGGCGGCTGAACTCGTCAATGGCGCTTTGCAGGCGGGTGTCGACTTCCAATAACCGCTCCGGGGAGGTGTAGACCACGAACTGGCATCGATAGCAGGTCGCCCATGGCGCCAGCGCGTCGCCTGCGATGCGGTCGAGCTCATCGACCAGTGGCCCTCCGGCGGCCACGTCGCCCGCCGAAAGGAAAGCCTCGCAACCGATCAGCAGCAGTTCGGCGTGCAGCGATTCGTCAGCGGCCGCCAACGCTGCACCGTGAGCGGCCTGGGTGCCCGCAGAGACCAGCTCGTCGCGATCGAGGGCCCGCCGCGCCGATGCGGCATAGCGGTGGGCCGACCGCAGGGCGAGATCGCCAGTGGGGGTGCCCAATTCGAGTCGATAGGAGTGCGCGGCTTCCAGATTCCGGGCGATGATCTCGTCGGATTCGAACGCCACGCCTGAGCCGCCCGCTTCGACCCAATCGGCCAGCCGCTCGTGCAGATCCGCGCGGTCAGACTTCAGCAGTCGACGGTAGGCCACGTCGCGGATGAGGACGTGGTGGAAGCGCCAGACCGGCTCGTCGCCGACGTAGGCCCCACTGGGTTGCGCGAGTTCGAGGCGTCGAAGCCGGTTGAGGGACACCATGATCTCCGCTGCGCTTGCACGGGCGAGGGCGGACACCGCCTCGGGCGAGAAGTCGTTGCCGATTACCGATGCGACTTCCAGGACGCGACGGTCGGAGGCGTTGAGCCGTTCCAGTCGTGACGCGAGCAAGGCGTGGATCGTCGGCGGGATCGTGATCGCGTCGACGTCGATCGCAAGCCGCCAGCCCGTCGGCTCCTGCACCAGCACACCGTCGTGTGCGAGCATGCCGATCAGTTCCCGTACGAACAGCGGATTGCCTCCGGTCGACGACGGCAGCCGGTGCAGAAGTTCGGCGGGCAGCGCAGTCGCTCCGAGCACCTTGGCGGCGAGTTCGGCCGTTGCGTCGGCGTCGAGGCCGTCAAGGTGCACTGCCCCGGTTACCCACCGGCTAACGGTGCCGAGGTCGGGCCGGATCTCGCGGAGTTCGGGCCGTGCCAGGGCCAACAGCAGTATCGGCGCTTCCTGCACCCATTCCACGAGGTGCTCGATGAAATCCAGCAAAAGTGCGTCGGCCCATTGAATGTCGTCGAGAACCAAGATGACCGGGCAATCGGAAGCCAGCACCTCGACGAATCGCCGCAGTGCCCAGAAGTTCTCTTCGACCGAGCCTGGGACGCCCGTCACCAAGCCATTGAGGTCGCGCAGCAATCGGTCGCGCTCGGGAATGCTTGGGGGAATATCGGTTTCGAGATCGCTGGACCTCAGCACCTCCACGATCGGTGCCAGGGCGACCGTCCCCGCGACGTCGCACCGGACCGGGATGGTGCGCGCATCGCCTAGCGCACCGGTGAACTCCGCTGCCAACCGGCTCTTTCCGACACCGGGGTCGCCTATGACCGTGATCATCCGCGCCGCCCGTGCGGCGACGACCTCGTCGAGTACCGCCTGCAATCGCCGCGCCTCCTCGGCCCGGCCGACGAATGGAGTGGCATCGGTGTCCGACCGGCGGCCGAGCCACTGGTACACCGCAACTGGCGCGCTCCGCCCCTTCACCTGCACCGCGCCGAGCGACTCGTACCCGTGCCGTCCTCGTGTGGACCGCCAGGTTTCCTCGCCGACCACGACCCGTCCGCGCGGGCATTCAGCCTCGAGTCGGGCTCCGACGTTCAGCGCGTCGCCGACGAGGTCGGCATCGCCCGCCCCGACGACGACCTCGCCTGTGTTCACCGCAACGCGCAGCGCGAGTTCGACCCCATGGATTTCGATGACCATGGCTGCGAGGTCGACGAAATGCTCCTGCAACTCAACAGCGGCTTCGACGGCTTTAGCGGCGTCGTCCGGGCCGATCTCGGGCACACCCCAGACGGCCATGAAGCCGTCGCCGATGTACTTCGTCAGGCCCGCTCGGTGGTGCTCTGCGGTCGAGCGCAGTAGGTCGTGGTAGCGGCCGATGACCTCGCGCGCTGTCTCCGCGTCGACCTGCTCCTCGAAGCCGGTCGAACCGGCCAGGTCGGCGAACATGACAGTCACGGTCTTGCGGACCGGTCCTGCAGCCGGAACACCTTGTGGCACTTGACTGTCCAGCGGTGCACCGCACCCGCGGCAGAATCGCGCGCTTGCGCGGGCTTCCATACCGCATGTGGCGCACTCGCGGGCGAGTGACGCGCCACAGCCCTCGCAGAAGCGGGCGTCCTCCTCATTCGGTGTCCCGCAGGCGGCGCAGGTGCGGCGGTGCTCGACCATGGTCAGTCCGGCCTTAACGCAATGGCGTCGTGGTCTTCGATTGCCGTTGCGGCGCGATCGAGCATGACGCGCAACAGATCGAGTTGACGGTCGTTGGCGACGTCGATCCGGCCGGCGCCGATCACCGGGTAGCCGAAGCACCACGCCATAGTGAGCCGGTAGTCGCGCCGCAATTGCTCTCGGGGATAGTCGATTCCGTGTTCGGAAAGACGCTCGGCGTATCGCTCGAGTAGCCGATCTTCGCAACTGCGGCGAGTTTCAGCGGTGAGGCTCTGGCTCAGGAAGTAGCCGACGTCATACGCGCCACGGCCCCTCGCGGTGATCTGCCAGTCCAGCGCGGTCACCGGTGGGTCGCCACCGTCGACCGCAAAAAATAGTTGATCGAGCCGGAGGTCTCCATGCAGGAAGGTGTGGGGCGGGCGCGTGAGTTCGGTTAGGAGCCAGGGCATCAGCGACGGGAGCCTTTCGCCGTAGTCACGCAAAGTGGGGGAAAGATCCGACCCGAGACGCTCGAGGAATACTGGCCAGCCAGCCGTGTAGTTGCCGATGGCGACGTCCGGGAACGGCGGAGTGCTGTACGGCGTCAGCCACCGCAGCGACGCCAGGCGGTCGTTGGCCCACCAGTACGCGTGGTGACGGGCGATCGCGTCGATCACGATCTCGGCGTCCGCCGCGCTGCATCCGACGGTCTGGTCGGCGAGCCGAAGCCGACCCAGATCTTCGAGCACAAGGACGAAATCGTGGGTCGCCTCGTCGAAGGCGGCGAAGTGTGGGCGCGCGGGTGGCAGGGGATTGGCGATGCCAACTTGTTCGTAAAAGCGGACCTCTCGGAGATAGAAGTCGGCGGCTTCGCAAATTTTCAAGCGGACCTGGTTGTCGAGTGTGGGCAGTTTGACGATCACCGACGCGGGCACGTCCGGTCCGCCACGCAGATGGACGCGGAACAACCGGCCTAGCAGCCCGACGCCGATCGCGATCTGCTTGATCTCACATCCCCGCACGTCAGCCTGCAGTGCTTCGCTGAGCCAGGTTGGCGTTACAGATTGGGGATCGACTGGAATCCTCGGCATACGCTTCGCCTCCCCGTGGCGCCCCCCGCCAGCGAATCAATCCTACGAGATCAGGGCTCCATCAGGGCTAATACCGGGCCCGAGGTCGTCGGGATGGCAGACACACTGGCGTTTAAGCCGGCACGGGCTCCTTCGGCGTCACCCATGTCGGATCGATACCGTCGTCGAGCCTGCCGTCGGCCTTCGCATCGAGATAGCGGAAGTAGAGCACGCAGAAGACGACGATCAGCATCAAGCACCAGCCGTAAGTGAACTTCATGTACTCCAGGAAGCGACCGGTCGTCGGCCAGTGCCCGAGTAGCCACCGGTCCGCACTCATGAACCCGTAGATCGCCAGCCACGCCGGCCAGTTGCGAATCACCGAATTCGGCAGGACCACCGTCATCAAGAACGGGAACAGCATCATCGAGTAATAGCCCTGGCCCAGCGACAAAACCAGGTATGACGCGATCAACAGCACACCTGACGACGTTGCCATCCAGAACAGCGGATCACGCGCGCGGTAGTAGCGGTACAGCAGCCAGAGGCTGGCGATCGCCAAGGCCAGAAACGCGATGCGCAGCAAGAAGATCAGCCACCCTGGCAGCCCGTAGTAAATCCCATTGCCCTGAATCGAGCTGTTGAAATAATCGCGGATCGAGAAGATGTACGGAATCGTGCCGCGGACGAAGTTCATTGGATCGCTCACCATGAACCAGCCAATGACGTTGAACACGACCGGCACCACCACAGCGGTCACCAGCGCCCGCCACTGCCGGTTCAGCAACGGCAACAAAAGCAGCGGTCCCAGAAGCGGTTTCACCACGAGCGACAGTCCGATCGCCACGCCTGCCCACCACTGGTGATTGACCTTGCCGTCGAGCAGCCAGCGGAAGAACAACACCTCGAGTAGCAGGATGCAGCCGTTGATGTTGCCGAAAACCAGTGTGTTGACCACGCTTTCGGTGCAGAACATCGCGACGAGCAGAGCGGGCAGCGCCACCGACGTCCACGAAAACTTGAACAGCTGCACCAGCAGAACTGCCGCAATGACGATCGCGATCGTGTTAAACGTGATGAACCAGTACCGCGACGCGTCGACCGGCAGATAGCCGAAGGGCGCCATGATCAGCGTGCCGCCGGGCGGGTAAAGGTAGTGCGGGTCGACCTGGTCGAAGTGCTCGTTGTAGATGTCCCAGCCGCGCTTGAAGTTGACGACCGCGCGGTACACCGGGCCGTAGTCGTCGGTGATGTAGCCGTTGGTGGCCAGCACGTAGCTGCGGTGGATGATCATCAGGATCGCGATCGGCCAGAGAATCGACCGCAGCACCGTTGCGACGCTTGGGGCTGAGGTGCGGGGTGCAAACGCCTTCAGCAGGCCGGTTCTGATGGAGTCGGGAGCCGCCACCAGCGCACCGTACACCGACAGTCCGAGCGGTCCGTGTCAGGCAGGGCAGTACGTGTCGGTCGGCGGCAGGTTGCCGCTGTCCAGGTAGCCGATGATCGGCGGCAGCGCGCAGTCCGAATAGATGCTGGCACCATGCCCGATGCCCTGCCACATCACCCGCTTGCTGGTGGTGCCTGCGTTGATCACGGTCGCGGCGACGGCCGCCACGCCCTCGTTGCCGACGATCGGGTCGTTCTGCACACCGAGCAGCATCACGGGGATCTTCAGGTTCTTCGGATCCTGCGGCGCCGTTCCGCTCGGCCAGTTCAGGCACTTGACCAGGCTCAGCGCGCCGACGGCGCCGAACTGCGGGTACAGCTTGGGCCACGCGACCACGAGCTCGCGGACCCGGTCGGGTGTCGGTCTGTTCAGTGAGTCGCTGCAGCCGTTGACGAATTGTCCGTCGGTCTGGCGCATCGTCTCAGCGGCGGTGATCAGGTTGGTCATCTGGTTCGTGTTGCCGGTGCGAGCCGCGGCCACGGCCGCCGCCAGGTCGTTGCCGGCGTTGACGCGGTCGCCATGCGGGTAGGCCAGTGCCGTCGAGATCGCATCCGCCACCGACGACACCGACGCGCCCGCGGACCCGCTGCCGTTGCGCGCCGACGTCAGCAGCGCATCGATCGCTCCCTTCGGGTCGGGCGCGAGCGGGCAGTTGGTGGCCACGCACTGCGCGGACCACGCGTCGAGCGCCGCCTGCTCACCCTTGATGCGCTGTTCCATCGCGGCCTCGGCGGCGATGCCCAGCGGCAGCGGGGAGTCGAGTATCAGCCGGGCCACTTTGTTGGGGTGTGATCCGGCGTAGGCCAACGCGACCTGAGCGCCGTTGCCGATGCCGAGCAGTGCGAGCGTGGGCACATCCCACGTGCTGCGCAGCCGTTCGAGGTCCTCTGCGGCATGCCCGTTGTCGTAGGCCGAATCCCCGGGCGCGATGGTGTCAGTGCAGCTGGTGGTTGCCGTCTGCGTGATGGCGCCGAGGTTGGCGACGGGGTCATCGCCGGACTGGAACTGCGCCTGGTCGATCATCTCCTGGCGGTCGAACAGGTCGCGGCAGTCCAGCGCGCCCGACATGCCGGTGCCGCGGCGGTCGACCGCCACGATCGGATTCGTCTTGAGTACATCGGCGCCCGCCCGTGACAGCCACACCGGCAACTGCGTCGACGACGGCAGGTCCGATCCGGTGGTCATCACCAACGGCCCGGCGTCTTTGGGTGTCTGTGCCGACGTGGCCCTTACGACCCCGATGCTCACCGTTCCGGTGGCGCCGTTGATCGGATCGAGGTCGGCGTCGTAGCTGGCGCAGTCCAGCTTGACCCCGGGCAGCGGCGGTACGGCGGCGTCGTTGAACACGCGCGAGGTGCAGTCCCGCCAAGCCAGGTCGTTCTTCGGCGCCTCGATCGGTGGCGGTCCGGTCGGCGGTTTGGTGGTCTGCGGCGCGCCCTGCGGGCCAGCGCCGGAGTCGGTCGCGTACCGAGGATTGGCGGCCAGACCGGGCGCGCATGCAGCGACGAACGCCAAAACAGCTGCCAAGCTCAGGACTTTTGCGACCTGACGACGCCGATGCATGCTGACCAATGTACTGACGCCGTAGCTGCTGCTCGCGCATGCGCGCGTGGGCGACCTAGACACCCTTGACGTAGCGGCTGTATAAGTAGCCGTCGTCGTCGGTCAACAGGTGGGTGCGCCGCATCTTGGTGTGCACGCTGCCCATCCCGGTGACGATGCGTTTGGACCCGCCCCCGACGAGGATCGGCGCAATGGTCAGGCACAGCTCATCGAGCAGGCCGTCCTCGATCAGCGCGCCGAGCAATAGCGGGCCGCCTTCAGTTAGCACGCGGTAAAGCCCGCGATCGGCCAGGATTTTCAGGACCGTCGCATTGTCGACAGACTCGGGTTCAAGACCTGACGCGTCGATGACCTCGGCCACCGAGCCGAGTCGGCGTCGTGCGTCATCATGGAAGCGGCTGGTGGTCAGTATCAGCGGCGGCACCTCGGTGCGGGTGAACAGCAGTGCGTTCGGGTCGAGGTTGCCCGACCGGGTGACGACGGCGATGGCCGGCACCTCGGCCTGCCCGCGGTGCTGGCGGTCTTGCCGCGCGGCGACGGACAGCTGCGCGCCGGAGTAGTTCTCGATGCGCACGGTGGATGCGCCAACGAGGATCACGTCAGCAGCGTGACGCATCAGCGAAAACACCGCGCGGTCGCCCGCACCCGCAAGGCCGCCTGCCTTGCCGTCGTCGGTGGCGCCACCGTCCAGGCTGGCGATCATGTTGCCGCGCACCCAGCACGACTGCAGATCGTCGGGATAGGCGTACAAGTCGGCGAGCCGGCCGTCGTCCACTGAGTCGACGGACCCAAGCACTGTGAGCGGTATCCCGGCAGCGTCGTCAGGCATAGGGGAAATTGCAGCACGCCGCTAAGGTGCGTGCATGCACGGGTCCGGCGATGTCGCGCATCTGGTCGACCGGCAGCCCAGCGTCACCCCCGAGCGGCTGATCGCCCAGCTGATCCCACCGCCGACTTTCTCCGACGTCAGCTTCGAGACTTACCAGCCCGATCCGGCCGAGCCGACGCAGGCGGCCGCCGTGCAGTCGTGCCGACAGTTCTGCGAGCATGCCGTCGCGCGGCGGGCAGGCAAGAAGAAGTTGTTCGGCAGGCGCGAGGTCTTGCCCGGGGTGGGCATCTACCTCGACGGTGGGTTCGGCGTGGGCAAGACACATCTGCTCGCGTCGTCGTACTTTGCGCTGCCCGGGCCAAAGGCCTTCGCGACGTTCGGCGAAATGACCCAGCTGGCCGGGGTGTTCGGCTTCGTCGAATGCATCGAGCTGTTGGCTGACTACACCGCGGTCTGCATCGACGAATTCGAGCTGGACGATCCAGGCAACACCACGCTGATCTCGCGGCTGCTGTCCGAACTGGTCGCCCGCGGAGTGTCGGTGGCGGCGACATCGAATACGCTGCCCGATCAACTCGGTGAGGGCCGCTTCGCCGTGCAGGATTTTCTGCGTGAAATCCAGGCTCTGTCAAGCATTTTCACGTCGGTGCGGATCGACGGGCCAGACTACCGCCATCGCGATCTGCCGCCTGCGCCCGAACCGCCGAGCGATGACGAGGTGGCGACGCGTGCAGCCCAGATGCCCGGCGCGACGCTGGACGACTTCGACGCATTGTGCGCGCACCTGGCCACCATGCATCCGTCGCGCTATCTGACGTTGATCGAGGGAGTTACCGCGGTGTTCATCACCGGCGTGCATCCGATCGACGATCAAAACGTTGCGCTGCGATTGGTGTCGCTGACCGATCGGCTTTACGACGCGGGCATTCCGGTGGTGGCATCCGGGACCAAGCTGGACACCATCTTCTCCGCTGACATGTTGGCCGGTGGCTTCCGCAAGAAGTACCTGCGGGCGACGTCGCGGCTGTTGGCGCTGACGGCCGCAGGTCAGAGCGGGCGCACCATTACGTAGTCGTTTTCGATACCGGCGCCGAGCCGAAATGTCTTGGTGCCGTTGATCGTAAAGCCCTGCTTGGTGTAGAAGCGTTGGGCGCGAAGGTTGCGCTGATTGACACCCAGCCACACGCATTTGGCGCCCACATCGCTGGCGTATTGCAATGCCGCGGCCATCAGTGCCGCGGAGACGCCCGCGCCGTGACTGCCGGGCAGCACATAAATCTTGGACAACTCGATGGCGGGCCGCAGGGTGACCGCACCCTGGACATCGTCGTCGTCGGGCAACCCGCGAATCAGCATGGCGTAGCCCGTGATTCGGCCATCGTCGCGCGCGGCTAGCACCGCGCGGTCGGGATCGGCAAGATAGTCGGAAAAGCGCGCCTGCGACAGGTTCTCCTCGACGAACGCCGCGATGTTCTCCGGCGTCACCGACGGCGGACAAGCCAACGGAAAGGTGCGCGCGGCGACGTCGGTGAGTTCTGGCAGGTCGGCCTCGACGGCCGGGGTGACGGCAATGGCCACGGCTCTACGGTAGCGGTGCTCCTGGCTGCCAGATGTTCCACTGCGCCAGGTGCTCACCCGACTGGCGATCGAGCAGCACCACGTTCGTCACGAGTGCGCGATAGACCTGCCAGTACACGGCCCCGTTGACCGTTGCCCCCGCCGAGGCATTCACCAGCGCGGCCATCAGCTCGTCCGGGGCGTCGGTGTTCTTCGGCTGATAGGCGTCGGCATAGGGCGTCACGCCGTCGAACGCGAACGACTTGGCCATTGCGAAGGGCGTGGGCGCCTGAACGACGTGGATCGTCACCACTGCCTTCCACGGCCCGCCCTGGTTGATCCATCGCGGCGAACCGGTGGCCGCATACCCCGGCGGTGGGGGGTCGACTGGGAGCACATCGTGGACGGTGACGTCGGCGACGATGCCCTTGAATTCGACGCGCAGCGTATCGCCGAGATTGCCAATTGGCGTCCCCTCAGCCGACGAGGGTGGGGCGACGAAGCCGGCGACGGCCACCAGCAGCGCGATCAGGAGCACGAAGCAGCGGTGCATCCACGCATGATGGCACAAACTGAAACGTGTTACAGCAGGTTGGCTGTTAGGAAGCCGGTGGCCCGAAGCCGCCGACCTTCTCGATCCGGATGCGGGTGAGCAATCCCTCCGGCGCGTTCGGCGGCGGGAAGTGCTCGTCGCTGCCCAGCATCGTCTTGGCCAGCTTCTTCAGCAGCGCGGGCGCGCCGCCCTCCTCGATTCGGGCCGTCCCGGTGATCGCGAGGTAGGGCGTCTGCTGCTGCGGATGCTTCGTCGACAGGATCGTGACGGCGACGCGCGGGTCTCGGCGGATGTTGCGGGTCTTCTGGTACTCGGCCAGATGCGCGGAGACGAGTTCGTCGCCGTCGGGCGTCGACTCCAGCGCCACCCAGACGACGGTCACCTGCGGACTGCCGTCGGGGTTGATGGTCACCAGCGTCGCGTCGGTGCCTTCGCCGATGAGCTCGCGAGCGGCGTCGTTGAGTTTCATGTTCCAGTTCTACCGCTGCGCCCGCAGATAAATTCCCGCTTTCAGGCGGCCTCAAGGTTCAACAGCGTCGATTTGGCCAGCGGCCCGCCGACGTACTGGCCCGTCGATCCGTCGGACCGCACGACGCGGTGGCACGGAATCACGACCGGTAGCGGATTGTGGGCGCAGGCCGTGCCGACGGCCCGAACCGCCCGCGGGCTTCCGATCGCGGCAGCGACGGTCGCATAGCTTTCGCGGTGGCCATAGCCGATCTCGCGCAGATGCTCGATGACGTTGCGGCGGAAGCCTTCCGCGAGCCGAAGGTCGACCGGAACCTCAAAGGTGGTGCGGCGCTTGGCGAAATACTCGTCGATCTGTCGCGCCGCGGCATCCAGTCGTGCCGGCGCGCGCAGCACGCGGGGGCTGATGCGGTCGGCCAGGCCCGCGAGCACCGCGTCGTGGCCCTCGACGTCGTAGGCCACCCGGACCAGTCCTGCGGTCGTGGCCGCCAGCAGGAGCGTGCCGACTGGCGTGTCGATGGTGCGATAGGCGACGTCGAGCACATCGGCGACCTCGGCGGCGCGTTCCAGTCGCTCATGGAGCCGCGTCAGTGCGCCGTCGTCGGCGTCGATTTCGTCAAAAATGTTGGTATTCATCCTGTTTCGTCCTCACGATAGTACTTGCGCAAAGTCTTGAGTCCGTCTGCGGCGGCGCGGCGCGCGGCGTCGGGGGAGTTGCCGAGCAGGTCGGCGATCTCGGCGAACGGCAGCCCCGCGAGGTGGCGGTAGGCCACCGCCTGGCGTTGTTTGGTCGGCAGCCGCTGCAGTGCGGTCCACAGATCGGGGTCACGCGCTGCAGGGTCGGCATGGGTGGCGGGTCGCTCGGGCATCGTGTCGGTCGGCACGGCGCGTCGCGCTCGGGCGCGTCCGACGTCGATAGCGCGGCGGTGGGCGATCGTGACCAGCCACGCCTCGACGTTGGCGTCGGCGGGCAGGTCGGGATAGGCCCGCAACGCCGATAGAAACGTTTCGGACCAGGCGTCCTCGGCGTCGACCGGGCCGACGACGCCACGGCACACCCGCAGCACCGTCGCGCCGTGTTCGGCCACTACGTCCTCGAACGGTCGCACCTTCACATCATGCAGACGCCGCGGCGATCAGTTCTGTGAGATCAGGCTTTGGAATACGCCTCGAGTGCCGCGACGAGTTCGCGCTCGAAGCGGTCCTTGTCGACACCGAGGCGGTGCAGCGTGCCGTCCTCGTCTTCGGCCTCATAGAGCGCCAGCAGGAGGTGTTCGGTGCCGACGTAGTTGTGCCCGAGCCGAAGTGCTTGTCGGAAGGTCAATTCGAGCGCCTTCTTGGCGGCAGTGTTGAACGGGATCAGTGTGGGCCTGTCGTCGACGCGCGGCGGCAGCGTGATGGCCTTGGTCACCTTGTCGGCATTGAGTCCTTGACCGGCGAGCAGCTTGGCGGCCAGGCCGTCCGGGTCGGAGACCAGCCCGAGAACCAAGTGGTCCGGCGTGATTTCGTTGTTGCCGGCCTCGCCGGCTTTGTTCTGCGCGACGAAGACGACGTTGCGTGCTCGGGGAGTGAACCGGGCGAAGCCCGCCTGGGGATCGAGTGCCGCGTCCGCCTTGGGCACGAACCGCTTTTGTGCGGCCTGCTTGGTAACGCCCATGCACTTGCCGATCTCGGTCCACGAGGCCCCTGATTTGCGGGATTGGTCCACGAAATGGCCGATGAGATGATCGGCGACTTCGCCGAGCGTTTCGGCGGCGAGCACCGCGTCGGTGAGCTGCTCCAGCGGTTCCTCGTGCACCTGCTTGATCACGGTGATCAGGTCGTCGAGGCGGACGGGGTAGGAGATCTTGGCGGGCTCGGTCATGGCGTCAACTCTAGGTTGACGCGCTGAATTCGTCAACCGTCGGTTGACGCTTTATGCGCGTGGGTAACCGCGGCGCACCGTGCGGTCGAGGATGCCCAGGGTGGCGCGCAGCGCGCTTTCCGGCACTACCGGGAAGATGTTGGCCTCGCGCCACTGCGGATCGATGTCAGACCAGTCGTAGAAGGACGTGACGAGGGTGCCGCCGTCTGTCGGCTCGAGCCGATAGCCGTAAATGTGCCCGATCTGAGGCCGGATCCGGCCGAGGATGGTCCACGCGATCAGCCGGTCCTTTTCGAACTCGCGGATGGTGACGGTCACGTCGTAGCGGCCCATCGGAAAGTCGTTGAGCGACTCGCGATCCATGTGCACGACGAAGCTGTCGCCGACGGCTTGGGCGGGGTCTCCTTCGGCGTCCTGCAGCATGCCGCTGGCGTCGATGGCGACGTGGCCCTGTGGGTCACACAGTACGGCGAAGATGTCGGCGGCCGGTGCGTCAATGGTGCGCTGGACTTCGATGCGTTCGGTCATGGGCCAGATCGTGTCAGGGCGCAGACCTGTGCCGGGGCGGTTTGAGTTCTTGAGCGCCGGGTATGTGACCGGCTAATGCGGAACTATGTCGAAACCTCTGCTGCGCAACCCAGGACGTTGCGCCGGGCAATCAC from Mycobacterium sp. JS623 encodes:
- a CDS encoding SRPBCC family protein yields the protein MTERIEVQRTIDAPAADIFAVLCDPQGHVAIDASGMLQDAEGDPAQAVGDSFVVHMDRESLNDFPMGRYDVTVTIREFEKDRLIAWTILGRIRPQIGHIYGYRLEPTDGGTLVTSFYDWSDIDPQWREANIFPVVPESALRATLGILDRTVRRGYPRA